One Drosophila ananassae strain 14024-0371.13 chromosome XR, ASM1763931v2, whole genome shotgun sequence genomic window, gTAGGGAATCAATCCAGAAGTCGTTTAAAACATTTCGCTTAAAGATCGGGTGGAAATTgtccaagatatagccatttCAGGGGGCCCTATAGGGCTTCCAtgcacttttgaaggggatcccccagaaaatttgagaacaaatttaaaaaatattttgtttctggatttGGATGAAGaatgacggggaatcgattcagaagtcatttaaaacattccgcTTAAAGATCAGGTGGAAATTgtccaagatatagccatttCAGGGGCCCTATAGCAGTCTCAAATTTGGAACCATTTTTGAAGGTTTCATAaatattggccaaaaaatatatagatttcTCAAGTCTTATTCTAATTACTGTATTTTATCCCACAATTCCTTTCAGATTCCGTCAGAATCCCAtcataacaaaaaatacaaaatttgttAAGAAATGTTTGATGTGAGTTTTAAGGGAATTGTTTTgggaatcgtttaaggtattccgcttaagaatcggttAAAAATAGTCAATAATGGGGCAATGTGGGTGAAAGAGAGTTTCTCAATCATTTTCCATGAATTCTCGCTTGACAATTGACACTTTCTGCAAATAAGCATGACAGATAAGAAACATATATTCGTCATTAAACCCAGACTGGTGTTCTACTCGGTATATGCCATAGAcgataaatatgtatatatctgATTCCCCGCAGCGCTCTGGGGTGCTGTTGCTCCTGGCTTTTGAGTTGTTTTGTGAGGCGAAAATTGGCAGGGGCAGCTGCTGGTCGTCATCTGCTTTATGTTAGCACATGAGTCCCGGATGGATCACTGTATGGGCGGTGCGGATCATCCTCAGATCATGTGCATATGGAGCGCAGTAGGAGAAGCAGCCGGAGGTGAAACATTTTCGTAACATTCCACGCTGGCGTTTGGCTTGTAAACAAGTATTTTGCTTTTTGGGGATTTCTGAGGTGGAACGGTCGAGGATGGTGGATGTGGGCGGGTTAACCTTGCCAATGGCGGTGCAGAAGGCAGAATCCATGACGATACCACATCCtcatccaaatccaaatccaaatcaaaatcaaaatccaCATCCAAATCCGAATTCACTTCCCCGCTAAGAAAACATCGCGCGCATTCAAAAGCAAATCAAATTGAATTCGATTCGACAGGCAACTGCAACGAGAGCAATAAAATTGATTGCGTTTAAGTGTATTAAAATCAAATGCGAAATTCTAATGCTTTTTCTCGTTCCTAGAGGCCAGATGGGGTCTGGGGACTGGGGACTGGGTACTGGGGCTTTGAAAATGTCCATGCCGGGTAATTGGCATTGAGGTGAATGAAGTTTGGCATGCCCGTGATGGTCGCCAtctgccccatgccccatgccccgcCATTAAAAATGCCAAGAGTGACCCAAACCGAAATATATTTCTGTATCCAATAGGATTTGTATCCAATGGCCCACATCGTCTAATATGTGGCTATATTTTGGTACTTTTCGTGAAACAATACAATTATTTACACAATAAACACAAATCATTGTATTTAAGCgctcaaaagtatgcaatattTGAGCGAAAATCAACAGGGATTAAATAGTATTCATTTTTCGTAAAAAACTAAAGCTAAAACTTATGGTTAAGGTTGAGTTTTATGTTGTGACATAACTGTTGCCTCCATTTCATTAAATACTATTTAGTATTCATATTATAATCACGGAAAATGCAATTAAACTCAAATCGAGTGCGGGATGAGGTGAACaaaccatttccatttccattctttgccattttgtttttgcttataCTTCCAATCAACGGTACTAGCCTTCCATGTCGAGAGACACATTTCCCGGTTCCGTTAACTGGCCTAGGCTAGAACGGGACGGCACGGGCATGAGTAGCGGTTCATTCAACGGCAAATTTGCCGCCATCTTCCCCAGGGACCCCCCACCACCCCCAAGAGCGCCCGAATCCGTGACAAAGTCgcgcaaaaattttaattgcaatatttttttgtgtcgCTAGCCGTCGTCGGTTTCGTCGTCGCATTGCATTTTAGCCTACCTTAAAATTATAAgtaaaattaacaatttttaattgacTCTGAAAATTAAAGAGGaggaaaaaactaaaactatgaccgaaacaaaaacaaaaacaaaaacaaccagAGGGGGAGGAAAATGGAACACATTTTCCGAAAATGTTCATAGATATTTTTGGGCGGCCTAACAAAGGGTACAAATGGGGTATGATGAGTCTCAATGTTTAATAAtatgattaaaaatatttcgaatCATTACCAACTCAGAATAAGTAACTTATTCAGAATGCCAACtgtgcgtatgagtaatatttgcCTCTAGGGTACAAGGAAGTCCTCTCGAGGCTTCAAAACCTCcttttcatttgtttattttgttacATTCGgcagaaatattattttagtaTCAGGCTAACGATAGCtgtgtgtttttttaaatgcatttgatTTTGGACTTTATATTCGAAAGTGTTTTCGTTCCGATTAACTTGCAATTAGTTTTCACCTCACTCCCCaccattttcattttcgatttaattaaattttttattttacatgcGGAAGTGTGATTGTCGGTTTTTTGTGGGTGTTTTCAATCTGGGGACTCTGGGGTCTCGGGGACTTTGGGGACTGGGGTCTGTGGGGTTCTTCCGCCGTGACCACTTTGGTGACATGGACGACGACATGGCCAATGGTGGCGCCAAATTCTTCATTGCCAGCGGAGCGAAGCAAAAACGCGTCAAAGCGCCAATAAATTGTTGTTTCTTCagcctttttttaaatttattcgGTTTTTTTCGTTAGTTTGTGCATATTTTGCAAGCCATTTGCATACATCGAATTTTGTTATAATATTTTAGTCGGATTTTGCTGCTTGATTTGCACATTTTGATATTTAtgcatttgcatttcattaaattaaaGTTGTTTGCCGCTGTCGGAAGATTCGCGAATGCAGATTCTTAGCCAACTTGCAGTCTCTGCAATGCACCTAACACGTGAGTTCGCTTCGTTGTCATTGCCACATGCGGCGGCAGGGGCGGAGCGAAAGGGTCGGGGGCGGGTGAAAGTGCAGGCAGTGGCCAATTTGCAATTTGTCGCCTTCATTAAGTTTATTTTGCTCGCCGTCGAGGTGGCACTTCCCCGGCTCATGATCAGcgcaaataaatataataattgtatataaataattttttacatatatttaaCATTTAGAATTCGTTTTGTCTGGGATCACATTTCCATGATCATGGCCCGGGTTTTTTGTCCACAAATTACCCGAAATTCCCTTGGAAACGCACCTGGAAGTACCAGGCAACCAGAAACCGGGAGAAAGTAAGCTTTCCCGCTCAGGTGCAATGACTCCATACACCGTTGGGTGGTAGCCTCGCCCCATCTCGCTTTCCCCACACAGTCGAATTAGCAGAGCTTTCATTTTCGGTTCGACTCCCGATTGGCCAATAATTGCTCTCTCGCTCCCCCTTTGGGCTGCACTTTCTGATAGTTAGAGGTGGGGCACATCCTATCGCGATGGGTGGGCTATTGTGACCTAATTAAGCTTATCCGGCGCTTGAAGTTGCTAAGATTCAAGAGCTACAGGATGCAGGTGGCGGACAGAACATACAAACGGTATTTCTTCAACTATCTGGAAGCCTTTTCGTGGaacttaataaattttaatcgCAATTGGGAAAACAGCGGGACTGTGAAATCATTTTCTGGGGTCATTACTTCCGCGGGCGATTGTCCGGTCCACTCAAGTGGATTAAGCCTCCTCCCGCAGTCACAGACACCTTGGCCCACACAGCACccccactccactccactgcACTCCACCCGCTCCGGCGGAGATCGTTCATCATTCCGGGTGATGGGTGGCATTCTTGGCGCAACTCCAGAGCGCTGTCAGAAGAGCACAAATCCATGCCGATTTGTATGTACCGACATTTCAAAATGTTCAAATGTACATCCGCCAGCCGACAAGCCATCCGTCCGGATAACCGACCATCCGTCCGTCCATTCAActgcacagaaaaaaatattatcctAGGAATGATCCTAGTTCAAGTTCTGGGAGATGAGTTCTCTGTTAATTTTTGTcgatattaaaaatacataaactCCTGAATTTAAACGTAATTGACTAGCATTTTCCTCCCTGTTTTTCTGAGTGTGAGTCTCCCTCTCGGCATTCCCATCACATCACTCGGAATCCGCACGCCGTTCATCAATCCATCCAAGTGGGCATCAGGATTTCTGGCGGGGATTGTCGCCTGCcacctcctgctcctgcctgCCTCGCCCACAATTTCGAGAATCTTTTTGAGAATCGTGACTCgcttaattattattattattttatatcttttttttggcttggCCTCGTCATCGGCGGTCTTCGGGTGGCTTTCGTTCGTTCTCTGTGCTTTTTCGAATTTTCGGCTTTTCCGCTGAACTTTTCACATAAAAATCATGTAAGGCTGGAACACGGCGACAGTTTACTCACGGCAGTCGCGAAACAAACGCTGCAGGCTATAGAACTAGATCCAGATCGCTTCAAGATCAGATATATAGAATCAGAGATCGAAGGGACACATTATCGGGGATCAGACAGACTCTAAACTATTCATTGACTCCAAAATTGATGAGTTCTGTGACGCATCAAGAGTACTGACTATACATTTTTGATCCGATCGGGAAAACTGCATACACAAGTGATCCGAAAGGTCCTTGAAAGGATAACGCAAACCCTTTGAAAACTCAGTGCTTTTTTGTTCGAGTGTTTCGTGTCCGTGAGACTCAGAAGTGGCGTGTTTGGAAAAGTTTGAATAAGACCGAGAAACACCTAGAGAACCGTGATGATCTGCCCGAAAAGAACCTCGGAGCTGCTGGACCTTCACCTGGCGCCCTTCAAGGACAAGGATCCCGCATGGGAGATCGGCGTGTCGAAGATAGCCGGACGCGGAGTGATGGCCACTCGGAGCCTCAAGCGGGGCGAGATCATCTTCAAGGACAGCCCGCTCCTGATCGGACTGGCGGCCCACGAGGAGGACGCCCTGAATGCGTGCACTGTGTGCTTGAAGGAACTCCCGGACACGAAGTTCATGTGCCGGCAGGGATGCGGCCTGCCAGTGTGTCCTTTGTGCgccaagaagaagcagcaCAAGACCGACTGCGACATGTTCAAGTCGTGGGGCCCCAACGAGCCGGAGGTGGCCAACTCGGTGATCATTCGGCTGCTGTGCATCGCCCGGGCCATCAATCTGACCAAGGACCAGCGGGATCTGATCTACTGCCTGCAGGCGAACCTAGATAACAACCACCGCACCGAGGTGCGGAACGCGGCAAAGTGCTTCAAGAACTTCCCCACCGACAAGAAGCTGATCGAGATCATGAACCGCACCGTGGCCGTGATGAGGACCAATGGCTTCGACAAGACCACCGACCGGACGAACGACAACCAGGAGTTCAACTACCGCGCCCTCTACCCACTCTTCGGGGTGATGAACCACGACTGCATTCCCAACTCGTACTACACCTTCGACGAGAAGACCAACCACATGGTCGTCCGGGCTGCCGTCGACATCCCGGAGGGCTTCGAGATCACCACCACCTACACCAAGCTTTTCACCGGCAACATCGCCCGCCATCTCTTCCTCAAGATGAAGAAGGGATTCACCTGCAAGTGTCCACGCTGCTCGGATCCTACGGTGAGTAGGGGCTTCTATTTAATGTAACATTTTGGGAGCTTCTTTTGAGTCCCTTTGGGCTCGACAATTAAAGAGACTGGGATGAGTTTAAGAATAAAGGGTTTGAAGATGAAAAGAGTATAAGGATATCGGGAAGGAATCTAACTAGATAGACCCTACAGAACTAGATCTTTATTCCTTAGACTACGAAAGTAGGAAAGTGGGAGTCTCAGCCATAAATCAAAGTGAAGAAGTCGTGTTAGGGCCCTTTAGTGGTTCGCTTTGATATCCCGCAATGAAAGAGCCGCTGGGGACCCTGGTCTCTGCTTTTTGGCCATGTTTCTAGTCGGACTAGCCAATTGGATCGAAACTGATGATCGATGGGCCAGCTGTGTAAACTATTTAACCAATTAACCGAAGAAATAATCAAACATCTTTATTGTTTCGCCGAAGGCGATTGAGGTCGGCAGTGCCTTCGGGCTCTCGTGTTTTGATTTCTCACAAGGGAGTgtgaaataaatttttggccaaactaCTTTGAATGATCCATCAAAGAAGCCATCGGATCGCTTCTTTTTGATTTTCCACATTTGCCGAGTCGGCTTTTCCGATTCCCCGATGGATGGAAAGACTTGCATTAAGGATTTCCGGCGCGCATCAAAAAATTCATCCGAAAACAATTAAAGATTTTCAATTACAAGTTCTCGTTTTCGTTGTTGATCTTGGCCATCAATATCTCTTGGATATATGTGTATGGGAGCATGTTCAGATACTCTTCCAGGCGCAACAAGTGGCACACAATCCGAgccccaaaaaataaataaataataaaacaacaaaacaaggcgataaacaattttgtttatttttaacggactgaaaacaattcaattaaatCACAAATAAATAGACGGATTCCAAAAAGCTTCTTAATTCGCTTGGCGATATTTTCGGAAAGTGCCAGTCGCTGTGAGAACGACCATCTATATCTTTTCTATATGTTCTCTATGGAATTCGGGCATTGGtattgatttgatttttaattcgatttttttcgaATGGGTTGTCGTTTTGGCCATTTACTTACCCGTCTAGTACGCCATTAAACACTAACTTTAATTGTCTTAATTGCAGGAAAAGAGACCATAATTCGGGGAAGAATATTAATGGCGGGCAGTTAAAACACAAGTCAAATGGGCCATAAAAAGCTCCTCCCAATTCAAACAAATTAATAACGAGCCCCAAAATAATCAATAACAATACATTGTTGCCACTCAAGAGCCGAACTATAATGTAGATCGAAGGATATATGGACTGATATAACTACATTCATTATTTATCAAAGGAATGTGgcaaaaattggcaaagattcTATTTCGAATCGTGTTCAAAGTTTGAACACCAGGCAGAGTTCATAAATCACAAATATGACGACAAGCTTGTGATTATAAAATTCTAGGCTCCCCGGAATTATTTTAAAGCATTCTGATCagaaacatatatattttagtcTTTTGTCTTTTAgtcttttaaatatatatttctgaaATCAAACGATTGCTGTTGACAGGGAACTTAAATCTACAGGCAGCATGTTTTCGTGATTGATGATTAGATTTATACCAGAACAGTTCCAGAAGAAGAAAACTCAGTTATTGGTCTTGGAAGTCCATTTGTTATACATTGCTGTGTTATCCCCCAAGATCTATTATCATAATTTGTAAAGTGTCACCGGTAAAGCCCTTGACTCTGGCACGTGTTGGTGAAAATCAAATTATAGTCTGATTTATACTGGTTCGATGAACTGGCAAAGGGCTCAAACACTCGAGGAAATATATTTAGAAGCGGCGCACGTCGATCGCTTCCTTTGCTTTCGATCTCTCGGGCTTCCATCACCTGTTATCTGCTCCGGATTTTGTAGTTCTTGGGCCAATCTTGTGGATCGGAAATATTAATTATCTGGCTTAATTTACGATCAAGCAAATTGGCCAAGCGATTCAGATTCATATGCACAGATTCTGAATTTAATGGAGATGACGTGGCCACGGAggacagatacagatacagatacagctaGAGGAAGAGATAGAGCGTGTGTAGAGTGTAGTcggagatacagatacttttAGGAATCGGTGTGCGGGGATATTTATCGATCGCACGAGCGAATATTAAAACGCACACGTAGCgacatcttttttatttattttgccaaTCCCAGAGATCGGCACGGACATATACTTTTAATGTCTGATATTGTTGTTAGGAGCAGTAGGAGGGGCAGGGGAACCTCACCCAATCCCATCCCAATAGCTGGGGGGATTATTTTTAGCTGGAATCGGAATCCCAACAATGCGAAAATGATTTTCATTAGCCGAGACATTTGGCCCCAATGATTCACTTGCCAAGAATCTCAAGTGTTTGGCTCACAAGTTCTCACGACCCCGATGTAATCGGGATATCACTGGCCCTTCAAGTGGGAGTTAAGGGTCTTATCTTTGGTGTCTATTGCGCTTTTATCTAGGGCTCTATTAGAGGTTAACTGCAAAGATCATTACTAATATCTGTCCCGGATCTTTCCGCAGGAGAAAGGCGCCTTCATCTCAGGCCTGTACTGTCGGGACACAAACTGCACGGGCCTGGTGGTGCCGGAGATCACCGGACTGCCCCATCCGAACTGGAACTGCCTAGAGTGCAAGCAGAAGTCCACCCACGCTCAGATGATGAAGTCCCAGGACTTCGCCAGCGGCGCCATCAACGCCAAGTCCAACTCGAACTCGCTCAAGACCCTGGTGCAGTACCTGAACGAAAAGTGCGCCAGCTTCATCCCGGACAGCAACTACGTGGTGATCGACGCCAAGATTACGGTGCTGCAGCGCCTGCAGGTGGGCCGTGAGGACTGCTCCGAGGAGTTGGCGGCCAACACACGGCTGCGCTACAGCCGGGACATCACCCAGGTGATGGATAAACTGGGCCTGGGCGACTCCCTGCTGCGCACCCAGTGGGAGGAGCTGCTCCGGCGTGAGGAGGAGCGCCGCGCCAAGCGGCAAGCCGAGGAGGCCGAGAAGCAGCGTAAGCTGGCGGAGCTCCAGGCGAAGGCCGCCGAGGCGGACAAGATCCTGGCGGCCTTCGAGGCTGAGCAAGCGGCCGAGGCGGCAGCAGGCACCTCCGCATCCTCGGCGGGAGATCCTGCCACCGCTCCGGCTCCTCCGCCGCTAGCCGAGTCCGTCTAGAGGATAGCAAACTaactgggtgttttcttttgGTGTATCTCGGGCGGAATTTCGGTTCGGGTCCTGATTTGAATGTCTCTCGAccaaaaaaattgaaactaGTGCTAGTCCCCTCAACCCCCACTCGGTCCCCACATCCGCCCCCGGATGACCTCCCCCTAGTTCTGTTCTTGTGTCTACTAAACTAAATAATCGTAtctgtatttgtatttattgtatttatttataataaattaaaaattatactcGACGAGCGCCTAATTCCTTGGAAACCGTGTGCCAAAATCGCCAATGTCTCGGGGGCTTTGGAATCGTTTTGTCAGAAACGTTTTTTAATCCATTTAGTCACGAATTTCTCTCGAAACAATTCTGCAGATACACTAATCTCGAACGGGGAATGATCGTTCCGCGCAATAATTCACCAATTCACCAATGAGAATATTTAAAGGAAGGCTCATAAAAACTGGGAAAAGTCATGAAAAAGTTGTAGTTCTTGCCAGTCTGTAAGTTATAGAATTATTCTGGAAAACGATTCAAAAACTTTGTGGACTTTATTCATAAATTTGTGGGGCATTTAATTCGATTTGGTTGCTTGCCGTTTGTTTTATTCGCCATTAAAAGTTGCAGTCGACTTTGGGCGGCCGTTAAAGTTGGCGGCCATATTCTATTTTTGAGGCCCCGACAAGTCCCCGCCCGGCGGATCCCCCTCCTGGCCACATTTTACGATCTAATATATATCCATATTCATAAGTTTTTCTATAGAAGCGAATGGGAATTCGCAGAGCGTCGATAGTCGATCGAGGAACGAATCGAATTTGATTTCGAATTTAATTCAGTAAACTGCTCATTAAATGGCAAAATCGTGTACATCGAGGTAATTAAATAAATCTCACTCACTGCGGAAGAGCCGCATGCACAGAATATATATGAAATTATATAGATTCCTGTTCGGTTCGGCTCCACCTGTCTCATCAATTTGTTCGAGAGCCTTCGCCTCACCGCCTTCCGATGTCATCGGGTGATCTTAATAGATGGCTCTGCGAACAGATAGATATATCCTATAGATCGGTGAGTCCATAAGCCTCGATACACGTACGTGTGCACTATATATCCGATACACATACCATACGATACCTATATCtgcaataataacaataaagctcTTCGGAACAGGACCGAGCCAAACAAATTCGAAGTCTCAgaaatcataaataaaattataataaaaatgccaataaattATGTTGCATATAGATGAAAATAATGAGCCCCGGCGACGTGTATCTATCCGTCGATCTATCCacctatctatctatctatttaTCTGCGTATCTGGTAGGTTGCTCTTCTACATAGTATAGCCCGCATATCGCCTTGTCGCCTCAGATGAAAGGCCCCAACTCGAGGAGCTTGTCGCATGTGGCTGTTCTAATCACAAATGGCTTTTAGCCCGCGCCATTTTTTCAGTGACACGACATGGACGTCTGACTAGGGGGGGCTGTGATCTTGCAGTCGCTCCAACTTGATTAATTGCACGCATTTTCTGTTCATTTAGGCGACATTTGTTTGGCAACACCCTCGGAAGAAGGGGTTGCAAGCAGGAGTGATGGACTACGGGTCTGTTGTTCCCAAACTAGTACTATCTGGTACGCTCCGATCATTTCAATTCGCAATATTAAGGCTGTTTTCACAGGGTATCCTCTGAGTCGTTTCTCAGCCGACTCAGCCCAGTGTTGGAACCTTCAAGACCCTACGAGAATGAATGAACGATGTGACAATGGGCCCTGATGGGGCCTGTCCGAGGTAATGCCCGtccaaaaatatgaaaagtgaaaaatcaGAAAGGCGGAATAGAGcggaaaagtggaaaagcggaaaagcggaaaaggGGGTAACCCCCACTCAAGTCAACAGGCTGCTGTCCGAGTGATGGGGAAAAATAAATTCTCAATTGGCTTGCTTATTTTGGCATGCATTCGAATGTAATTTATTGTGCGCCTGCCGCGTTGcattgtttattaattaaatgctCTGGTTTACTTGCCCAGGGGGGGTTTGCCTCTGTGTAATTTATGCCTTTTTAATGGGCGCCCCGTGGGGGTGGTCGTTGCATTTTCATTGCCATTGGCCTACAATCCGGACCTCTCAGACACGGGATTATTTCAAGTTTATTGCCAATGTCATGTGCCACTGCCAATGTgcctgccacttgccactgccACGCCACTGCCACCCACAATGTCCGTCAGTTAATGACCCAAAATGATTACAGCCTCGTAAATCAGAGCTCCATGGGACTGTATATATGGGTATCTATAGGTCGCCCCTGGCTGATCCCTCAC contains:
- the LOC6501863 gene encoding SET domain-containing protein SmydA-8 encodes the protein MICPKRTSELLDLHLAPFKDKDPAWEIGVSKIAGRGVMATRSLKRGEIIFKDSPLLIGLAAHEEDALNACTVCLKELPDTKFMCRQGCGLPVCPLCAKKKQHKTDCDMFKSWGPNEPEVANSVIIRLLCIARAINLTKDQRDLIYCLQANLDNNHRTEVRNAAKCFKNFPTDKKLIEIMNRTVAVMRTNGFDKTTDRTNDNQEFNYRALYPLFGVMNHDCIPNSYYTFDEKTNHMVVRAAVDIPEGFEITTTYTKLFTGNIARHLFLKMKKGFTCKCPRCSDPTEKGAFISGLYCRDTNCTGLVVPEITGLPHPNWNCLECKQKSTHAQMMKSQDFASGAINAKSNSNSLKTLVQYLNEKCASFIPDSNYVVIDAKITVLQRLQVGREDCSEELAANTRLRYSRDITQVMDKLGLGDSLLRTQWEELLRREEERRAKRQAEEAEKQRKLAELQAKAAEADKILAAFEAEQAAEAAAGTSASSAGDPATAPAPPPLAESV